The genomic window TAACTCCGGCCTACAGGAACAGAAATATTCCCGACCAGAATTTCCTGGCTGTTGAGTGAAGTAACATGTGATGAATTAACCAGAAACGACCGATGAATTCTGACAAAACCTTTGTCAACAAGGTCGGATGCCACGCCGGAAACCGTCATTTTGGAAACAGTAAGGCACCGATCCCGGAGATAAACTTTAAGGTCATTCCCAAAACTTTCGAAGTACAGAATGTCTTTCAAAAAAATTTTATGACTGAATCCTTCCGATTTAAAAATCATAAAATCAGGCTGCTGAATGGCAGGCTCTTTTTTCATCATACGCTGTATGGATCTGAAAAACCGTTCGAAGGTAATCGGTTTCAGCAGATAATCTACGGCTTCCAGCTCAAAACCGTCGATCGCATAATCGCGGTAAGCTGTTGTGAAGATCGTAGCCGGTTTTTTATCGAGAGATTTTAGAAATTCAATCCCGTTCAGATCCGGCATCTGAATATCAAGAAACATCAGATCGACCTGCGGATTCTGTAAAATCCGGTATGCCTCCATTGCATTTTTACCGGTTGCTACCACTTCCAGCTCTTCAATTTTAGAGATATGATTTTCCAGCAGCGTGATGGCTAACGGTTCATCGTCGATAATAATACATTTAATCATAAAGCAAAGGGGTTTTAATTTTTACCAAAAACCGGTCTTTGTCCTTGTCAACCTCCAGCAAATAACGGTCGGCGTAATATAATTCAAGCTGTTGCTTGACGTTCTGCAATCCTATTCCTTTCCTTTCATTTTCCGCGCTGTTGCCTAAAAAAGTGTTTTCAACAAGAAATACGGCAGAACCGGTATCGGTAACCAGGGAAATAAGAATCTCTACCTTTCCGCCGGTTTTTTCTGCGCCGTGCTTAAAAGCATTCTCTACCAGGGAAAGATAGACCAACGGCGGAACGGAGGCCGGAAATTGTATATTTTCCGATACGGTTACCTTCAGACGGTCGTCATACCGGAGTTTTTCAAGCTCAATATAATCTTTGACGATCTGCATTTCTTCGGCAACAGTCACTATTTTGTATTGTCCTTTTCCCAATACATAATCCAGGATGTCGGACAGGCGGCCGATGGATGGAGCCGTCGCTTTTGAATCGGAAAGAGCCAGGGAGTAAATATTGTTTAATGTATTGAATAAAAAATGCGGATTAAGCTGGGATTTCAGGACTTTTAGTTCGAGTTCAGCTTTTTCTTTCTGAAGCCGGAGCCGGCTGTGCTTCTCATTCTTATACCGCAGAATAAACATGATGGCGGTGAAAATGAAGGTTCCGGATACAATCGGAAGAAGATAATAGAACAGCAGATACTTGACGTCGGTAAAAATCTCAGCGAGGCTTTCCCTGGGATAATCTGCGAAAAAGGGCTCTGCCAGATAGATAATAAATATCCGGTTTACGATCCCGAGAATATACAGGCTGACTAAACAGCAGACCGTAAATAGAAAATACCTTCCGGAATCAAAGTATTTCCTGACGAGCACAAAATAGATAAAATGGGCCCCGATGATCTGGAAAATCCAGTGGCAGAAATCATAATAGAATACTTCGCTGAAATCGGGATAATCGTGCTCGCCATAATTTCTGGCAATCCCGAACATCAGTAAAGCGATCCAGAAGAGGATCTGGTATCCGGTTTCTTTTCTGAGCTTTAGTTTCAGGGCTGTATTCATCATCTTCAAAATTACGGATTAAAACCGGTTTCCGCCGGAAAAGGGGTTGAAAGCAACCTCTATTCATGTAGACGGCATATTTCCGTCCACGAAAGCAGAAAATGGATTTTCAACATCAAAATACTGCTGTCTGCGGCAGATGAAAAAATATGATCTATCACTGACGGAACTTTGCAAAAACAAAATATGCAAAACACCATCAAATTTAATGGGCTCGATCATCTCCGGGCACTTGCCATTGTATTGGTATTCATTTATCATTACAGGATGTTTCCTCATCCTGCCTGGATCGATACGGTAGGCTGGATCGGCTGGACGGGAGTCGATCTCTTTTTCGTCATCAGCGGATTTCTAATTTCCAGTCAGCTTTTCCAGGAAACCGGGAAACATGGGACGATCAGGCTGAATATCTTTTTTACCAAACGGTTTTTCCGGATTATCCCGCCGTATATTTTTACACTGGCTTTATATTTCTGCCTTCCAGTATTCAGGGAACGGGAAGCGCTTCCTGCTTTTTGGAAATTTGTTTCCTTCACGCAGAATTTCGGGCTTAATGTTATTGATAAAGGAACTTTTTCCCATGCCTGGTCTTTATGCATTGAAGAACAGTTTTACCTGATCCTTCCCTTTCTCCTCCTTTTTCTGGGGAAATTCCGATCGATCCGTTTTGTGATTCCCGGAGCTGTTTTTCTGATTATTGCCTCACTTGCTTTACGCTATTACGCCTGGCATGAATACGCCGTTCCGAACAGCAGCAGCCCGGATTTCTGGAAGGTTTGGTATATGAAAATTTATTATCCGACATATACCCGGTTCGACGGGCTTGCGGTAGGGGTACTGATCGGTTGTTTGCACCAGTATTTCCCGAGGTTAAGGTCTTTTATTCATGCAAAGGGAAATATGCTCCTGATCATCGGACTGCTTTCGGTTGCACTTTCTTTATTTTTCTGCCGGGATCAGTATTCTGAAGACGCTTCGGTTTTCGGGTTTACCCTGATCGCCATCAGCTATGGGCTCGTACTGATGGGAGCCATTTCCGGTTCATCTTTTTTAGGCAGGAAAAGTTATTTTTTAACTTCATATTTAGCCGTTCTCTCTTACTCGATTTACCTTTCCCACAAAGGAATCATTCATCTTGTACAACTTTTTACAGATCAAAGTATATTCCCGGCGTCAGGCAGTTCCATGTTTATCATCTGCTTTCTGGCCTGTTTAGGCGGCGGCCTTTTTTACCGATATGTGATTGAAAAACCTTCGGCGCTTTTTAAAAATAAAATTTTAGACAATCAACAGTATAAAATTGCCCGGAAGAAATTTAAAAGGTAAAAATTCATCCGTTTTGTAATGACGAGGCAACTCATGTTCTTAAAGATCATTGCTACAATATTTGGCATTTTAAATTTAATTAAAAATCTTCAGTTCATTTTAGAACATAATTTAAATCCTGTCTTTATATGAAAACAATTAGTTTATTGATCACCATTCTATTGTCGCATCTGGCGACGGCTCAATATTTTACAAAAGAAAAAGCGGAAATTGAAAATGTGATCCAACAATTTAAGGAAAGTATTGTTAAAAAGGATTCAGCGGCTTTTTACGGGCTGTTTCACGAAGGTCCGGTGGTAATGATCGGTATTATTAAAAACAGATCGCCACAAAAACGCCTGGAAGCAGACCCGGGAAATACCAAAAATTATTTCAGCGATACATATAAAAACTTTTTCAGATACGTTATGGAAAAAGGAAGAAAAGAAGAAAAATTCCGGAACATTACGATTACGAATGATGACGTTACCGGCAGTGTCACCTTTAAATATGTATTCCTGGAAGAAAACATCTTACAAAATTGGGGAACCGAATACTGGCAGCTCATTAAAGCCGAAGGAAAATGGAAAATCGTGAGCATTACCTATTCCTACGAGAATGCCAAATTTTTCCCTAAACCTTTTCGATATTAAAACAAAAATGAAGCAGCTATATTTCAGCTGCTTCATTGATATTCTGAACAAATTGCATTTTTTCCAGGAACTTAAAACATCCTTCAAAATCGTAGGATTTGGTCTTTAGGATTTCGACCTGAAATTTCAGAGACAGGTAGCTTCCCCACTTCGACAGGTTGATCAAAGCAGGATTTCTTTTCAGATCCTCGTGTAATTTCTCATTGATCTGGTCCTCCGTAAGATGAAGGGCTATCAGCTTTTCAAATGGTTGCGTTTCAGTATGTCCACAGATAAATACTGAGGAATTATCGTGATGCCTATAATTCACTTCGGCATAATCGAGCAGGAAGCAGATCGTTTTGTTAATTTTGCTCCCGGCAAAAGAGTAAAATTCCAAATTCCCATTACCTGAAAGCAAAGGCCTTTCGGACGCCCGGTCTTTAACGGCAAATACTGAAAATTCCTTACGCATTTCTTTAAGGATCAGCCTTCCTTCTTCATCCAGAAAATCGTATTCTGCATGGGAATACAGAATTTCAATCATTTTTTCACGTATGCGGTGGGCGGTATCTGCGGCATCACCAAGAAACAAGGGCTTTTTTCCGTCTTTGGCCGGAACCACTTCAATCTTCCGGGTTTCAAAATCGACATATTTGATCTTCCAGATTTTTGCAGAAAGATAAATATTCTCATCTTCTCTGATCTGCGGACTTAAAGGAAGCTCTCCTATTTTCACTCCCTGGCTGGAAACTTTAAGGAAAACAGGCGTATGAAACACGCTGTAAAAATCTTTACTGTTCACCACTTTTTCTCCTTCCACCCCGAGAATATATTCATGACCCAGTTTTTCAAGAAAATCAATTTCCTGAAGATGATCGATGATCTGTTTGGTCTCTTCTTCGCTTATATGGCTAAACGTAGGATTTCCTGCTATTTTACCGAGAAGCTCCTGAAGATATAATCCTGAACTTCCTTTCACCATCGACAGAATTTGATGAAGCAGCACATCGTAAGGCTTTCCGATTACCTCAATAGGCTCGATGTATTGCTCCGAATAGAGCAGCCAGCAGGCAAGCGACTGCAGAAGGCTCCACCGGTCGGTTGAATACAGGTACAGATTGCTGGCTTTTCCTTCCCTCCTGCCGCTTCTTCCTACCCGCTGGATCAGGGAAGCAATGCTGTTGGTGGCGTCAATCTGTACCACCTCATCCACATTTCCTATATCAATTCCCAGTTCGAGGGTTGAGGTGCACGAAATACAGAAATTCTGCAGGCTGGCATTCTTCGCAAAAAACTCCACATATTCTCTCACTTCTTTATCTACGGACGAATGATGGGAAAAGTAGTTCTGATGGCCGCCCACTCTTTCCGAAATCTTTTTGAGCTTTACCGCAACCTCTTCTACCCTACCTCTTGCATTGGGAAATACCAGTACTTTGGAATCCCTGGTCCGGATATAAAGATCTTTCAGCAGATTGAGCGGCAGCTCTTCCTTATCATCATGAAAATACCTGAAAATGGCATTGATCGGTTTTGGGGTATTATCACGGATAATCTTTGTATTTCCTGCGTTTCCCAAAAACTCCTTTAGTTCAGCATATAAGTTGGCATCACTTACGGTAGCCGAAAGTCCCACGATGCTGAACCGGCTGCGGTTGACTTCCTGAAGGCGGCTTAACAGTGATTTAAGCTGTACCCCGCGATCTGAACCGAGAAACGAATGAATTTCGTCGATCACCACATAATCCAGAGAAGCAAAAAGGTGGCGGACATGATAAGGCTTATTGACGAACATGGCTTCCAGAGATTCCGGCGTAATCAGGACTACGCCCTGGGGATTTTTTACCAGGTGGTCTTTTTGGGCTTTTGATGCTTCGCCATGCCATTTCGTTACTTTTACATCCAGGTGCTCACAAAGCTTTTCCACCCGCAGAAACTGGTCATTGATCAGCGCAATCAGCGGAGAAATATACAGGACCTTAACGCCTTCTTCCCGGAAATTAACTTTTGAAAGAATGGGAAGAAAGGCGGCTTCCGTTTTACCTGAAGCAGTTCGTGAGATGATAACATAGTTGAGATCCGTACCCAGAATACTTGGGATGGCGGCTTCCTGGATTTTTCTCAGGCTTTCCCACCGCTGGTCCCGGATGTATTTCCGGATGGGCTCTGACAGTAAACCGAATGCGCTCATAATTCTTCAATGCTGTCCAGTATGGCAAGATCGTTGGGCCTCTCGTCCGAAATTTCTATTTCACCGAAAAGACGTGCTTTATCGACTTCAGGATTCTGGCGGATGATGTTCAGGATATTAAGAAAATCCCTGATTACTTCCCGTGGCGTAAGAAACTCCGCAGCACCGGGCTTATTGAACATCTCTTCCATAAATGCTGAAATCTCATCATCGGTAATGCTGAGCTCGGTTTTATAATTAAAATCAAAAATTAATTTCAGCTTTTTCAGCAGGACAAAAATTTCATTGTGGTCCAGCGGATGCAGTTTAATTACCGGCTGCGCATAATCCCTGATCCCCTGGCTTTCGAATTTATTGCTTTCCAGCCTTGATTTCAGGGCCTGGTAGCTGAACAGCCCCCGCCTTTCATTTTCAAGAAACTCCCTGGTACCGGCAAAATTGATGAACAGATTTGAAACT from Chryseobacterium sp. SORGH_AS_0447 includes these protein-coding regions:
- a CDS encoding LytTR family DNA-binding domain-containing protein; translated protein: MIKCIIIDDEPLAITLLENHISKIEELEVVATGKNAMEAYRILQNPQVDLMFLDIQMPDLNGIEFLKSLDKKPATIFTTAYRDYAIDGFELEAVDYLLKPITFERFFRSIQRMMKKEPAIQQPDFMIFKSEGFSHKIFLKDILYFESFGNDLKVYLRDRCLTVSKMTVSGVASDLVDKGFVRIHRSFLVNSSHVTSLNSQEILVGNISVPVGRSYKEDFEAFARTFLGK
- a CDS encoding sensor histidine kinase translates to MMNTALKLKLRKETGYQILFWIALLMFGIARNYGEHDYPDFSEVFYYDFCHWIFQIIGAHFIYFVLVRKYFDSGRYFLFTVCCLVSLYILGIVNRIFIIYLAEPFFADYPRESLAEIFTDVKYLLFYYLLPIVSGTFIFTAIMFILRYKNEKHSRLRLQKEKAELELKVLKSQLNPHFLFNTLNNIYSLALSDSKATAPSIGRLSDILDYVLGKGQYKIVTVAEEMQIVKDYIELEKLRYDDRLKVTVSENIQFPASVPPLVYLSLVENAFKHGAEKTGGKVEILISLVTDTGSAVFLVENTFLGNSAENERKGIGLQNVKQQLELYYADRYLLEVDKDKDRFLVKIKTPLLYD
- a CDS encoding acyltransferase, whose protein sequence is MQNTIKFNGLDHLRALAIVLVFIYHYRMFPHPAWIDTVGWIGWTGVDLFFVISGFLISSQLFQETGKHGTIRLNIFFTKRFFRIIPPYIFTLALYFCLPVFREREALPAFWKFVSFTQNFGLNVIDKGTFSHAWSLCIEEQFYLILPFLLLFLGKFRSIRFVIPGAVFLIIASLALRYYAWHEYAVPNSSSPDFWKVWYMKIYYPTYTRFDGLAVGVLIGCLHQYFPRLRSFIHAKGNMLLIIGLLSVALSLFFCRDQYSEDASVFGFTLIAISYGLVLMGAISGSSFLGRKSYFLTSYLAVLSYSIYLSHKGIIHLVQLFTDQSIFPASGSSMFIICFLACLGGGLFYRYVIEKPSALFKNKILDNQQYKIARKKFKR
- a CDS encoding nuclear transport factor 2 family protein — protein: MKTISLLITILLSHLATAQYFTKEKAEIENVIQQFKESIVKKDSAAFYGLFHEGPVVMIGIIKNRSPQKRLEADPGNTKNYFSDTYKNFFRYVMEKGRKEEKFRNITITNDDVTGSVTFKYVFLEENILQNWGTEYWQLIKAEGKWKIVSITYSYENAKFFPKPFRY
- a CDS encoding DEAD/DEAH box helicase, which produces MSAFGLLSEPIRKYIRDQRWESLRKIQEAAIPSILGTDLNYVIISRTASGKTEAAFLPILSKVNFREEGVKVLYISPLIALINDQFLRVEKLCEHLDVKVTKWHGEASKAQKDHLVKNPQGVVLITPESLEAMFVNKPYHVRHLFASLDYVVIDEIHSFLGSDRGVQLKSLLSRLQEVNRSRFSIVGLSATVSDANLYAELKEFLGNAGNTKIIRDNTPKPINAIFRYFHDDKEELPLNLLKDLYIRTRDSKVLVFPNARGRVEEVAVKLKKISERVGGHQNYFSHHSSVDKEVREYVEFFAKNASLQNFCISCTSTLELGIDIGNVDEVVQIDATNSIASLIQRVGRSGRREGKASNLYLYSTDRWSLLQSLACWLLYSEQYIEPIEVIGKPYDVLLHQILSMVKGSSGLYLQELLGKIAGNPTFSHISEEETKQIIDHLQEIDFLEKLGHEYILGVEGEKVVNSKDFYSVFHTPVFLKVSSQGVKIGELPLSPQIREDENIYLSAKIWKIKYVDFETRKIEVVPAKDGKKPLFLGDAADTAHRIREKMIEILYSHAEYDFLDEEGRLILKEMRKEFSVFAVKDRASERPLLSGNGNLEFYSFAGSKINKTICFLLDYAEVNYRHHDNSSVFICGHTETQPFEKLIALHLTEDQINEKLHEDLKRNPALINLSKWGSYLSLKFQVEILKTKSYDFEGCFKFLEKMQFVQNINEAAEI